The proteins below are encoded in one region of Caulobacter henricii:
- a CDS encoding lipid A-modifier LpxR family protein has protein sequence MTAVTATASLSVAEAAPKATKSAKPAKPAAAKPVQTESDRFKVSPVAAEPMKLSLREVRPTDAAGFAPREIASPEAKVEGQFALSPAATYGDVRLLDADRYYDGRGPVSWRSNAFVVGESDGGAVDSVRVSVAAVARNAAVAPLSLVRPDAHAFDAENIDVTLTRGWPSAVKLAAGKFALDVSPHAGFGFGDAGGSAEAGATVRLGKNIEDRVTDSLGLRDGDEAFGPRGRWYVFAAASGRAVGLNMLRGQNGDWSRAGMSADVNSKLIGDAQAGVAWRKGPMQASVGYIHREMKAKDVIMGMATQKDSMVALSFSLKPNW, from the coding sequence GTGACCGCCGTCACGGCGACCGCGTCCCTGTCCGTTGCCGAGGCCGCGCCCAAGGCCACCAAGTCTGCAAAGCCGGCCAAGCCCGCGGCCGCCAAGCCCGTTCAGACCGAGTCTGACCGGTTCAAGGTCTCCCCCGTCGCCGCTGAGCCCATGAAGCTGAGCCTGCGCGAGGTCCGTCCGACCGACGCCGCCGGCTTCGCCCCGCGTGAAATCGCCTCACCTGAGGCCAAGGTCGAAGGCCAGTTCGCCCTCTCGCCCGCCGCCACCTATGGCGATGTGCGCCTGCTGGATGCCGATCGCTACTATGACGGCCGCGGCCCGGTGAGCTGGCGGTCAAATGCCTTCGTGGTCGGCGAATCCGATGGCGGTGCCGTGGACTCGGTCCGGGTCTCGGTCGCTGCAGTGGCCCGCAATGCCGCCGTCGCTCCGCTCAGCCTGGTGCGCCCCGACGCTCACGCCTTCGACGCCGAAAACATCGACGTCACCCTGACCCGGGGCTGGCCCTCGGCGGTCAAGCTGGCCGCCGGCAAGTTCGCCCTGGATGTCTCGCCCCATGCCGGCTTTGGCTTTGGCGACGCCGGCGGTTCGGCCGAAGCCGGGGCAACGGTACGTCTGGGCAAGAATATCGAAGATCGCGTGACCGACTCCCTGGGTCTGCGCGACGGCGACGAGGCCTTTGGTCCGCGCGGACGCTGGTACGTCTTCGCCGCCGCCAGCGGCCGGGCCGTGGGTCTGAACATGTTGCGCGGCCAGAACGGCGACTGGAGCCGGGCCGGCATGAGCGCCGACGTCAACAGCAAGCTTATCGGTGATGCCCAGGCCGGCGTGGCCTGGCGCAAGGGGCCGATGCAGGCGTCCGTCGGCTATATCCATCGCGAGATGAAGGCCAAGGACGTGATCATGGGCATGGCCACCCAAAAGGACTCGATGGTCGCCCTGTCCTTCAGCCTGAAGCCGAACTGGTAG